Proteins from a single region of Paraglaciecola sp. T6c:
- a CDS encoding cytochrome c oxidase subunit 3 — MAQPDYEKYYVPDSSPWPIVGAIALFLIAVGAGNFVIEQTKGTSGYGGYILTAGFATLIFMLFGWFRNQIHESMSGLYSDQLGRSYRQGMAWFIFSEVMFFAAFFGALFYARMISIPWLGGSGNNAATNEVLWPAFQAMWPLVQTPGGTETEAMGWYGLPLINTVILLISSVTCHFAHVALEENKRGRLKLMLGITVLLGAIFMSLQVEEYIHAYQEMGLTLQSGVYGNTFFLLTGFHGLHVTLGAIILFIMLLRIFKGHFTPENHFAFQAGSWYWHFVDVVWVMLFFFVYIL; from the coding sequence ATGGCTCAGCCAGATTATGAAAAGTATTATGTTCCGGATAGCAGTCCTTGGCCGATAGTGGGAGCCATTGCATTATTTTTAATTGCTGTTGGTGCAGGTAACTTTGTGATTGAACAAACCAAAGGCACGTCTGGTTACGGTGGATATATTCTGACAGCCGGTTTTGCGACTCTGATATTTATGTTGTTTGGTTGGTTTAGAAATCAAATTCATGAGTCGATGAGTGGCTTATATAGCGATCAATTAGGGCGCTCATATCGACAAGGTATGGCTTGGTTTATCTTTTCTGAAGTCATGTTTTTTGCAGCATTTTTCGGTGCGCTTTTTTACGCTCGAATGATTTCAATACCTTGGCTAGGTGGCTCTGGCAACAACGCCGCTACAAATGAAGTGTTATGGCCTGCATTTCAAGCAATGTGGCCGCTGGTGCAAACCCCTGGCGGCACAGAAACAGAAGCCATGGGCTGGTATGGCCTACCTCTGATTAACACCGTCATCTTATTAATTTCATCCGTTACTTGTCATTTTGCGCATGTGGCACTTGAAGAGAATAAACGTGGCCGCTTGAAACTTATGCTTGGTATAACTGTGCTGCTTGGTGCGATTTTTATGTCGTTGCAGGTTGAAGAGTATATTCATGCTTATCAAGAAATGGGACTAACCCTGCAATCGGGTGTGTATGGCAATACCTTCTTCTTATTGACCGGCTTTCACGGACTGCATGTGACGTTGGGCGCAATTATCCTGTTTATTATGCTACTTAGGATCTTTAAAGGGCATTTTACTCCTGAAAATCACTTCGCTTTTCAAGCAGGTAGCTGGTATTGGCACTTTGTTGATGTGGTTTGGGTAATGCTGTTTTTCTTCGTGTATATATTGTAA
- a CDS encoding cytochrome c oxidase assembly protein has translation MTDNRQEPNTSDAASAEKPSSHGKMVIKLLAIVLGMFGFGFALVPLYDVFCDLTGLNGKTANSAAVYEVMEIDESRTITIDFITRTNTGMAWQFEAEKRQVRVHPGQMNEINFTVKNPTALPVVGQAVPSVSPGTAALFLNKTECFCFEQQVLQAGESAVMPMRFYVDPQLPEDITYFALQYTLYDVTATAGDLVMNSGQ, from the coding sequence ATGACAGACAACAGGCAGGAGCCTAATACGTCAGATGCTGCCAGTGCTGAAAAGCCGAGCAGTCATGGCAAGATGGTTATTAAATTACTCGCTATCGTATTGGGGATGTTTGGTTTCGGTTTTGCATTAGTGCCTCTTTATGATGTGTTTTGTGACTTAACTGGGTTAAATGGTAAAACGGCTAACTCCGCGGCGGTTTATGAGGTCATGGAAATCGATGAGTCTCGCACAATAACCATCGATTTCATCACACGAACCAATACCGGCATGGCGTGGCAGTTTGAAGCAGAAAAACGTCAAGTCCGGGTTCATCCGGGGCAGATGAATGAAATTAATTTTACTGTTAAAAATCCGACTGCTCTCCCTGTTGTCGGTCAAGCTGTACCTTCGGTTTCACCTGGTACGGCGGCGTTATTTCTAAACAAAACAGAATGCTTCTGTTTTGAGCAACAGGTTTTGCAAGCAGGTGAATCAGCGGTTATGCCCATGCGGTTTTATGTGGACCCACAGTTACCTGAAGACATTACCTATTTTGCATTGCAATACACCCTGTATGACGTCACGGCGACAGCGGGTGATCTTGTAATGAATAGTGGTCAATAG
- the ctaD gene encoding cytochrome c oxidase subunit I has protein sequence MSTVTDTIHHENDHHEHHAPPSGIKRWLYTTNHKDIGTLYLWFAFIMFLTGGAMAMVIRAELFQPGLQIVEPNFFNQMTTVHGLIMVFGAVMPAFTGLANWLVPMMIGAPDMALPRMNNWSFWILPFAFLILLSSLFMEGGGPAFGWTFYAPLSTTYSGDSTALFVFSVHIMGISSIMGAINVIVTIFNMRAPGMTWMKMPLFVWTWLITAFLLIAVMPVLAGAVTMVLTDKFFGTSFFDAAGGGDPVMFQHIFWFFGHPEVYIMILPAFGIISQIVPTFARKRLFGYASMVYATASIALLSFIVWAHHMFTTGMPVFAEMFFMLATMLISVPTGVKVFNWVATMWRGSMSFEVPMLFALAFIVLFTIGGLSGLMLAITPVDFQYHDTYFVVAHFHYVLVTGAIFSIMAAVYYWLPKWTGKMFDITLAKWHFWCSLISVNVLFFPMHFVGLAGMPRRIPDYALQFADFNKWISLGGFAFGLSQLIFLALLIKACRKQGDPVSDQVWEGAEGLEWEIPSPAPYHTFETPPVIK, from the coding sequence ATGAGCACAGTAACCGACACGATCCATCACGAAAACGATCATCACGAGCATCATGCGCCCCCTTCAGGTATTAAGCGCTGGTTGTACACGACAAACCACAAAGACATAGGCACGCTGTACCTTTGGTTCGCATTTATCATGTTCTTAACCGGCGGCGCGATGGCGATGGTCATTCGGGCGGAATTGTTTCAGCCGGGCCTGCAGATAGTTGAGCCTAACTTTTTCAATCAAATGACCACAGTTCATGGCTTGATCATGGTGTTTGGTGCTGTTATGCCTGCTTTTACAGGGCTAGCTAACTGGTTAGTGCCTATGATGATTGGCGCGCCAGACATGGCTTTGCCTCGCATGAACAACTGGAGCTTCTGGATCTTACCCTTTGCGTTCTTGATTTTACTGTCTTCGTTATTTATGGAAGGTGGCGGTCCTGCATTTGGCTGGACGTTCTACGCTCCTCTATCAACTACGTACAGTGGTGACAGTACTGCTCTGTTTGTTTTCTCGGTACATATCATGGGTATTTCATCCATTATGGGGGCGATTAACGTCATAGTGACGATCTTTAATATGCGCGCCCCAGGGATGACATGGATGAAAATGCCGCTCTTTGTTTGGACGTGGTTAATAACAGCATTTTTGCTTATTGCGGTCATGCCTGTATTAGCCGGCGCAGTGACTATGGTGTTAACAGATAAGTTTTTTGGTACTAGCTTCTTCGATGCCGCAGGTGGCGGCGACCCTGTGATGTTCCAGCATATTTTCTGGTTCTTTGGGCACCCTGAGGTTTACATCATGATACTGCCCGCCTTTGGCATTATCTCGCAAATAGTACCGACCTTTGCACGCAAACGCTTATTTGGCTATGCCTCTATGGTGTACGCCACGGCATCTATTGCATTGCTGTCGTTTATCGTCTGGGCTCACCATATGTTTACGACTGGGATGCCGGTCTTTGCTGAGATGTTTTTCATGCTAGCCACTATGCTGATATCTGTGCCCACCGGTGTGAAAGTATTTAATTGGGTAGCAACTATGTGGCGAGGCTCCATGAGTTTTGAAGTACCTATGTTGTTTGCTCTAGCGTTTATCGTGCTGTTCACGATAGGTGGTTTATCTGGCTTGATGCTGGCGATAACGCCTGTGGATTTCCAATACCATGATACTTACTTTGTTGTTGCGCATTTCCATTACGTATTAGTGACGGGCGCCATCTTCTCAATTATGGCGGCGGTATATTACTGGCTACCCAAATGGACAGGAAAAATGTTTGATATTACGTTAGCTAAATGGCATTTCTGGTGTTCATTGATTTCTGTAAATGTATTGTTCTTCCCGATGCATTTTGTTGGCTTGGCCGGTATGCCAAGACGTATTCCAGACTATGCATTGCAGTTCGCTGATTTTAATAAATGGATAAGCTTAGGTGGATTTGCGTTTGGTTTATCTCAATTGATTTTCTTGGCGTTACTTATTAAGGCATGCCGTAAACAAGGTGACCCGGTAAGTGACCAAGTTTGGGAAGGGGCAGAAGGTCTAGAATGGGAAATACCTTCACCTGCTCCATATCATACGTTCGAAACTCCGCCTGTTATTAAATAG
- the coxB gene encoding cytochrome c oxidase subunit II: MAMLGAFNCSTAFADSVSDLDQYQLNMRKGVTDISAEVYDLHMLMFIICVVIAVGVFGAMFYSILFHRKSRGAKPANFHESVKVEIAWTVIPFIILIVMAIPAAKTLIAMEDASEPEVTVLVTGSQWKWHYKYMDNDVEFYSRMATQADEITGKLDKGVNYLLEVDQPLVIPTDKRVRFLITSDDVIHSWWVPDFAIKQDANPGFINDAWAKVNEPGIYRGQCAELCGKDHGFMPVVVIAKEPAEYDKWIGERQAIQEQAKAEEQRLLAMNMSKEELMSNGQKIYNSACAACHMPNGEGLPGVFPALKGSDIALNDMAAHIDIVLNGKSGTAMAAFAKQLTMSELAAVITYERNAWGNDTGDLVQAKDINAALNGQ, from the coding sequence ATGGCAATGTTAGGTGCATTTAATTGCAGCACCGCTTTTGCAGATTCAGTGTCCGACTTAGATCAGTACCAATTAAACATGCGCAAAGGTGTGACTGATATCAGCGCCGAGGTATATGACCTACATATGTTGATGTTCATCATATGTGTGGTTATCGCTGTTGGTGTGTTTGGCGCTATGTTCTACTCCATTTTATTTCATCGTAAATCTCGTGGGGCTAAGCCTGCAAACTTCCACGAGAGTGTTAAAGTTGAAATCGCTTGGACCGTCATCCCTTTTATTATCCTCATTGTAATGGCTATCCCTGCAGCCAAAACGTTGATCGCTATGGAGGATGCCAGTGAACCGGAAGTGACGGTGTTGGTAACAGGGTCACAATGGAAGTGGCACTACAAGTACATGGATAACGACGTCGAATTTTATTCTCGCATGGCAACTCAAGCCGATGAAATCACAGGTAAATTAGACAAGGGTGTTAATTACCTCTTAGAAGTAGACCAACCTTTGGTGATCCCTACCGATAAACGTGTGCGTTTTCTTATTACCTCAGACGATGTTATTCATTCTTGGTGGGTACCAGACTTCGCAATCAAGCAAGACGCTAATCCAGGTTTTATTAATGATGCTTGGGCTAAGGTCAATGAACCGGGTATTTACCGTGGGCAGTGTGCTGAATTATGCGGAAAGGATCACGGGTTCATGCCGGTTGTGGTTATCGCAAAAGAGCCCGCCGAATATGATAAGTGGATAGGCGAGCGTCAAGCCATCCAAGAACAGGCAAAAGCTGAAGAGCAAAGATTACTAGCAATGAACATGAGCAAAGAAGAGCTCATGAGCAATGGTCAAAAAATTTACAATTCTGCATGTGCAGCCTGTCATATGCCTAATGGTGAAGGGTTGCCAGGGGTATTCCCAGCATTAAAAGGGAGTGACATTGCGCTGAACGATATGGCTGCGCATATTGATATCGTGCTTAACGGTAAATCAGGTACCGCAATGGCCGCCTTCGCTAAACAGTTAACAATGTCAGAACTTGCCGCAGTGATTACCTATGAGCGAAATGCGTGGGGTAACGATACGGGTGATCTAGTTCAGGCGAAAGACATTAACGCTGCATTAAACGGGCAGTAG
- the lexA gene encoding transcriptional repressor LexA, translating to MRPLTPRQEEVLQLIKTTMLETGMPPTRAEIARHLGFKSANAAEEHLKALARKGAIEILPGTSRGIRLTEPLEDQLEDQGLPLIGRVAAGEPILAQEHVEMHYKVDPSLFKPSADFLLRVSGMSMKDIGILDGDLLAVHKTTDVHNGQVVVARVDEDVTVKRLERKGRQVVLHAENEDFQPIKVDLATQPFNIEGIAVGVIRNADWM from the coding sequence ATGCGTCCACTAACTCCCAGACAAGAAGAAGTCTTGCAACTGATTAAAACCACCATGCTAGAAACAGGCATGCCGCCAACACGTGCAGAAATAGCACGGCACCTTGGTTTTAAATCGGCAAATGCGGCTGAAGAACACCTCAAGGCTCTGGCTCGTAAAGGAGCAATTGAGATCTTGCCCGGCACGTCAAGAGGTATCAGGCTCACTGAGCCTTTAGAAGATCAATTAGAAGACCAAGGTTTGCCGCTTATTGGTCGTGTTGCCGCCGGTGAGCCCATTTTGGCTCAAGAGCATGTTGAAATGCATTACAAAGTTGACCCAAGTTTATTTAAACCCAGCGCTGATTTTTTACTTAGAGTTAGCGGCATGAGTATGAAAGACATTGGTATTTTGGATGGTGATTTACTGGCCGTGCATAAAACAACGGATGTGCATAATGGTCAGGTGGTAGTTGCGCGAGTAGATGAAGATGTAACCGTTAAACGGCTTGAGCGAAAAGGTCGACAAGTCGTACTACATGCTGAAAACGAGGATTTCCAACCTATTAAAGTCGATCTAGCGACGCAGCCTTTTAATATCGAAGGTATCGCTGTGGGTGTTATTCGTAATGCTGACTGGATGTAG
- the plsB gene encoding glycerol-3-phosphate 1-O-acyltransferase PlsB: MAWLHKLLLTMISVPLKWLVKVNSIPTDIATELGIDNTKPIIYLLRTHSVTDQFALKMSTNSLGLPKPSEPVQIGGKELPACLFLQQPRSLLTRKVKITKIADDVTRLFQLHREHPELDLQIVPVSIFWGRAPGRKLSGWSDIIANQVSPNWLRKFFIVLFLGRDNFVCYSKAVSSRTMADLKGSDEEIGHKLIRLAGTHFHRRRQNLIGPMLLERQELYNAVLGADSVRQAVSDEARSKKQSNHQIQAKAKKYVDEIAADYREGLVRIGDRLLTKIWNKVYNGIEVKHADKVRALAQNGHEIIYVPCHRSHMDYLLLTYVIYHEGLVTPHIAAGINLNFWPIGGILRKCGAFFLRRSFAGNKLYTAVFREYLELLFNKGYSVKYYPEGGRSRTGRLLPPKTGMLAMTLQGLIKGINRPVSIVPVYIGYEHVMEVSSYLKELKGTDKKKESFFQVFSAVRKLKNYGNGFLNFGDPINLSNFLDSEVPDWREAQNLEPDKKPRWLTPAVNTLANDVMGRINQAAAVSGMSLCAMCLLSAKKHAMAQDELERAIDDYLDLLKAAPYSDLSSIPELDGKALVENTLKLNKLEVSQDSFGTIISLKRKNAVALTYYRNNILHLFALPGLVSAIVFAHKGLARPQVISLVGQLYPLLQRELFIYMSHEEAMNYTDRLLSTMIDIGLLRAEDDTLCPPAATSKAFYSFWLLNRSIQETLQRYAAVLTILKKEQTIGRGRLEKQSREFAERLAALHGINSPEFFDKNVLSTFIHALKDNELINASSEGQLQHSDTSEALLASVEELISPEITQRLQQI; encoded by the coding sequence ATGGCATGGCTGCATAAACTGCTGCTGACAATGATATCTGTTCCGCTAAAATGGCTGGTTAAAGTTAATAGCATTCCTACAGATATAGCGACCGAACTTGGGATCGATAACACCAAACCCATTATTTATCTATTGCGCACACACTCGGTCACTGATCAATTTGCTTTAAAAATGTCTACCAATTCCCTAGGCTTGCCTAAGCCCTCCGAGCCGGTGCAAATCGGTGGTAAGGAATTACCCGCATGTTTGTTTTTACAACAACCACGTTCTTTGCTTACTCGAAAAGTGAAGATCACCAAAATTGCAGATGATGTTACTCGTCTGTTCCAGCTCCACAGAGAGCACCCAGAGTTAGACTTGCAAATCGTCCCCGTTTCCATTTTTTGGGGCAGAGCACCCGGCCGAAAGCTATCCGGCTGGTCAGATATTATCGCTAATCAGGTATCTCCAAACTGGTTACGTAAGTTTTTTATTGTGCTGTTTTTAGGTAGAGATAACTTCGTTTGTTACAGCAAGGCTGTATCCTCTCGCACCATGGCAGATTTAAAAGGCAGTGATGAAGAAATAGGCCACAAGCTTATCCGCTTAGCGGGCACGCACTTTCATCGTCGCCGCCAAAATCTCATAGGCCCAATGTTACTCGAACGACAGGAATTATATAACGCAGTATTGGGCGCAGACTCTGTTCGCCAAGCAGTTAGCGACGAAGCGCGCAGCAAGAAGCAGTCAAATCACCAGATACAAGCCAAAGCGAAGAAATATGTCGATGAAATTGCCGCAGATTATCGCGAAGGGTTAGTAAGAATTGGCGACCGCTTACTCACAAAAATATGGAACAAAGTATACAACGGCATTGAAGTAAAACATGCCGATAAAGTCAGGGCGTTAGCGCAAAATGGCCACGAAATTATCTACGTGCCGTGCCATAGAAGCCACATGGACTACCTCCTTTTAACTTATGTCATCTATCACGAAGGCTTAGTTACACCGCATATTGCTGCGGGTATCAATCTCAATTTTTGGCCGATTGGCGGAATTTTACGAAAATGTGGCGCATTCTTCTTACGTCGCAGCTTCGCCGGCAACAAGCTGTATACCGCGGTATTCAGAGAGTATTTAGAGCTACTTTTCAACAAAGGCTATTCCGTGAAGTATTATCCTGAAGGAGGCCGAAGTCGAACAGGTCGCTTACTACCGCCTAAAACAGGTATGTTAGCCATGACCCTTCAGGGACTGATTAAAGGCATTAACCGCCCCGTCAGTATTGTACCTGTGTACATTGGCTACGAGCACGTTATGGAAGTTTCAAGCTATTTGAAAGAGCTCAAAGGAACAGACAAAAAGAAAGAATCTTTTTTTCAGGTGTTCTCCGCGGTACGTAAGCTGAAAAACTACGGAAACGGATTTTTAAATTTCGGTGATCCAATTAATTTAAGCAACTTTCTTGATAGCGAAGTGCCAGATTGGCGTGAAGCACAAAATTTAGAACCCGATAAAAAACCACGTTGGTTAACCCCTGCCGTGAATACCTTAGCCAATGATGTTATGGGCCGAATCAACCAAGCGGCCGCTGTCAGCGGTATGTCACTGTGCGCCATGTGTTTACTTTCCGCTAAGAAGCATGCAATGGCACAGGATGAACTTGAACGCGCCATTGACGACTACCTAGACTTGTTAAAGGCCGCGCCTTACAGTGACTTATCTAGCATCCCTGAGCTTGATGGCAAAGCATTGGTAGAAAATACGTTAAAGCTAAATAAGCTCGAAGTATCCCAAGACAGCTTTGGCACTATCATCTCCCTAAAACGCAAAAATGCGGTGGCATTGACCTATTATCGCAATAATATTTTGCATTTGTTTGCCCTACCTGGCTTAGTCAGCGCCATTGTATTTGCCCACAAAGGCTTGGCAAGGCCGCAAGTCATCTCCCTCGTTGGCCAGCTATATCCTTTGCTGCAGCGCGAGCTGTTTATTTATATGAGCCACGAAGAAGCGATGAATTATACAGATCGCTTACTTAGCACCATGATCGATATAGGTTTGCTGCGCGCTGAAGATGACACGCTGTGCCCGCCCGCTGCCACTAGCAAAGCGTTTTATTCATTCTGGTTGCTGAATCGAAGCATTCAAGAAACCCTGCAACGTTATGCTGCCGTGCTGACTATTCTTAAGAAGGAACAAACCATTGGCCGTGGTCGCTTAGAAAAACAGAGCCGAGAATTTGCAGAGCGTTTAGCGGCGTTACATGGCATTAATTCACCAGAGTTTTTCGACAAAAATGTACTATCTACTTTCATTCATGCCTTGAAAGATAACGAATTAATCAACGCATCTAGCGAAGGGCAGTTGCAGCATTCAGATACCAGCGAAGCACTGCTAGCAAGTGTGGAGGAATTAATTTCGCCTGAGATCACTCAACGACTTCAGCAAATTTAA
- the ilvA gene encoding threonine ammonia-lyase, biosynthetic, with protein sequence MTTSAQEYLKKVLMSPVYDVAVNSEFVHLDKFSAVLGNDVWLKREDQQPVKSFKLRGAYNKISHLDDEALNAGIITASAGNHAQGIAYCASRKNIQATIVMPETTPDIKVDAVRNFGGANVNVVLHGTSFDQASEESKRLAALHGYTMIPPFDDPDVIAGQGTIAKEMLEQNPNLDIVFIAVGGGGLAAGMSVYLKQLKPSIKIVAVESSESACLQAALKAGEPTPLPFVGIFADGVAVKTIGTETFRLCQQYVDEVITVNNDELCTAIKDIFDDTRVIAEPAGALSVAAMRKYARLNDVKGKVFGGVLCGANINFHTLRYVSERCELGEQKEAVFAVKIPEKKGAFKHFCELLGGKTITEFNYRFSSEKEAHIFVGVKLRRGQEEFAELMATLSANDYPCLDMSDNEMAKLHVRYMVGGRPPALLHEHLFSFEFPEQPGALMTFLKTLGERWNITLFHYRNHGAAEGLVLAGFDFPDSERADFEQHLGQLGYQYSEETENPAYKFFLSDVNGIFS encoded by the coding sequence ATGACCACCAGTGCCCAAGAATATTTAAAAAAGGTTTTAATGTCGCCAGTGTATGACGTGGCGGTAAACAGCGAGTTTGTCCATCTAGACAAATTCTCCGCTGTTTTAGGGAATGATGTATGGCTTAAGCGAGAAGATCAGCAACCGGTTAAGTCGTTCAAATTGCGTGGTGCATATAATAAGATCAGTCACTTAGATGATGAAGCGCTAAACGCGGGGATCATTACCGCATCAGCGGGCAACCACGCCCAAGGTATTGCTTATTGTGCCTCTCGCAAGAATATTCAGGCCACTATTGTGATGCCAGAAACCACCCCTGACATTAAAGTGGACGCGGTGCGCAACTTCGGAGGTGCTAACGTCAACGTAGTGCTTCATGGTACTAGCTTCGACCAAGCCAGTGAAGAGTCTAAACGTTTAGCTGCGTTGCATGGGTATACCATGATCCCGCCATTTGACGACCCAGACGTTATTGCCGGGCAAGGGACCATTGCCAAGGAAATGCTTGAGCAAAACCCGAATCTGGATATCGTTTTTATCGCAGTGGGCGGCGGCGGTTTAGCCGCTGGCATGAGTGTGTATTTAAAGCAGCTCAAGCCCAGTATCAAAATTGTCGCTGTAGAGTCCAGCGAATCTGCTTGTTTACAAGCTGCTTTAAAGGCTGGTGAGCCTACTCCTTTGCCCTTTGTAGGGATTTTTGCAGACGGTGTAGCAGTGAAAACCATAGGTACTGAAACATTTCGCTTGTGTCAGCAATACGTAGATGAAGTCATTACCGTTAACAATGATGAGTTATGCACGGCAATCAAAGATATTTTCGATGATACCCGCGTGATTGCTGAGCCAGCAGGCGCATTGTCTGTTGCAGCCATGCGTAAATACGCTAGGCTAAATGACGTTAAGGGTAAAGTCTTTGGTGGCGTGTTATGTGGCGCTAATATTAATTTTCACACTTTGCGTTATGTGTCTGAACGCTGTGAATTAGGTGAGCAAAAAGAAGCCGTATTTGCCGTTAAAATCCCTGAGAAAAAAGGCGCGTTTAAGCACTTCTGCGAACTGCTAGGTGGTAAAACCATCACAGAGTTCAACTATCGTTTTTCAAGTGAAAAAGAAGCGCATATTTTTGTGGGTGTGAAGTTGCGAAGGGGCCAAGAAGAGTTTGCTGAGTTGATGGCCACTTTGAGTGCAAATGACTACCCTTGTCTGGACATGTCAGACAATGAAATGGCAAAACTGCATGTGCGCTACATGGTCGGTGGTCGCCCCCCTGCTCTACTTCATGAGCACTTGTTCTCATTTGAGTTTCCTGAACAGCCAGGAGCCCTAATGACCTTCTTAAAAACCTTGGGCGAACGCTGGAACATTACTTTGTTTCATTACCGTAACCATGGTGCTGCGGAAGGTTTAGTGCTAGCGGGGTTTGATTTCCCTGATAGCGAACGTGCTGATTTTGAGCAACACTTAGGTCAACTCGGCTACCAATACTCTGAAGAAACCGAAAATCCCGCCTATAAGTTTTTCTTATCAGACGTGAACGGTATTTTCAGCTAA
- the ilvD gene encoding dihydroxy-acid dehydratase produces the protein MPKLRSATTTQGRNMAGARALWRATGMKDGDFGKPIIAVSNSFTQFVPGHVHLKDMGQLVARSIEAAGGVAKEFNTIAVDDGIAMGHSGMLYSLPSREIIADSVEYMVNAHCADAIVCISNCDKITPGMLMASMRLNIPVIFVSGGPMEAGKTKLSDQIIKLDLVDAMVAGVDNNVNDEQSGEIERSACPTCGSCSGMFTANSMNCLTEALGLSLPGNGSMLATHADREGLFKQAGTQIVELCRRYYQQDDESVLPRNIANFKAFENAMSLDIAMGGSTNTILHLLAAAVEGEVPFTLDDIDRLSRNVPHLCKVAPSTPQYHMEDVHRAGGVLGILAELNRAGLLHEDTPHVLGKSIGEVISEWDITQPENAHALEFFRAGPAGIRTTKAFSQDCRYPTADTDRENGCIRSRANAFSEEGGLAVLFGNIAQDGCIVKTAGVDESIHVFTGRARIYESQDDAVKAILADEVIAGDIVVIRYEGPKGGPGMQEMLYPTTYLKAKGLGKKCALITDGRFSGGTSGLSIGHCSPEAASGGGIGLVEEGDSMTIDIPQRKIGVDISDEVLQARREKMEQSANPWKPVSRERKVSLALKAYALLATSADKGAVRDASKLED, from the coding sequence ATGCCAAAGTTACGTTCAGCAACCACAACCCAAGGTAGAAATATGGCCGGCGCTCGCGCGCTTTGGCGTGCGACTGGTATGAAAGATGGGGATTTCGGCAAGCCGATTATCGCGGTGTCTAACTCATTTACTCAGTTTGTACCGGGTCACGTGCACCTAAAAGATATGGGGCAGTTGGTGGCGCGTAGCATTGAAGCGGCTGGTGGAGTGGCAAAAGAGTTCAATACGATTGCGGTAGATGACGGTATTGCTATGGGTCACAGCGGCATGCTTTACAGCTTACCTTCTCGCGAAATCATTGCTGACTCGGTTGAGTATATGGTTAACGCGCATTGCGCCGATGCGATTGTTTGTATTTCTAACTGCGACAAAATCACCCCTGGCATGTTAATGGCGTCAATGCGTCTAAATATTCCGGTTATCTTTGTTTCTGGTGGCCCGATGGAAGCGGGCAAAACCAAGCTTTCAGATCAAATCATTAAATTGGATTTGGTGGATGCCATGGTCGCGGGTGTTGATAACAACGTGAACGACGAGCAAAGTGGTGAAATTGAGCGTTCTGCGTGCCCTACATGTGGCTCGTGCTCAGGTATGTTTACTGCCAACTCAATGAACTGCTTAACGGAAGCGCTTGGTTTGTCATTACCAGGTAATGGTTCAATGCTTGCGACGCACGCTGACCGCGAAGGTTTGTTCAAACAAGCGGGTACGCAAATTGTTGAGTTGTGTCGCCGTTATTATCAGCAAGACGATGAATCAGTTTTACCGCGGAACATTGCCAACTTTAAAGCATTTGAAAATGCCATGAGTCTTGATATCGCCATGGGCGGTTCAACCAATACTATTTTGCATTTATTGGCGGCAGCGGTGGAAGGTGAAGTGCCTTTTACCTTGGATGACATTGATCGCTTATCTCGCAACGTACCGCACCTATGTAAGGTTGCGCCTTCTACCCCTCAATACCACATGGAAGATGTGCATCGTGCGGGTGGTGTGCTTGGCATATTGGCCGAGTTGAATCGCGCCGGTTTGCTGCACGAAGACACTCCACATGTGTTAGGCAAATCTATTGGTGAAGTCATAAGTGAGTGGGATATTACCCAACCTGAAAACGCCCATGCCCTCGAGTTTTTCCGTGCAGGCCCTGCTGGCATCCGAACCACAAAAGCATTTAGCCAAGATTGCCGTTACCCTACCGCCGATACCGACCGTGAAAACGGCTGTATTCGTAGCCGCGCAAATGCATTTAGTGAAGAAGGTGGCTTGGCCGTGTTGTTCGGCAATATTGCGCAAGACGGTTGTATTGTAAAAACAGCCGGTGTGGATGAGTCCATTCACGTATTTACTGGTCGCGCACGTATTTACGAAAGCCAAGATGACGCAGTGAAAGCTATTTTAGCCGACGAAGTGATTGCTGGTGACATAGTTGTTATCCGTTACGAAGGCCCTAAAGGTGGACCGGGGATGCAAGAAATGCTGTACCCCACGACTTATTTGAAAGCCAAAGGATTAGGTAAAAAATGCGCTCTTATCACAGATGGCCGCTTCTCAGGCGGTACGTCTGGTTTATCGATTGGCCATTGCTCGCCAGAAGCCGCTAGCGGCGGCGGTATCGGTTTAGTGGAAGAAGGCGACAGCATGACCATTGATATCCCCCAGCGTAAAATTGGTGTTGATATTAGTGATGAAGTGCTTCAAGCCAGACGAGAGAAAATGGAGCAGAGCGCTAATCCTTGGAAGCCAGTCAGCCGTGAGCGTAAAGTGTCACTCGCGCTTAAGGCATACGCCTTATTAGCAACAAGTGCGGATAAAGGTGCTGTGCGCGACGCAAGCAAATTGGAAGACTAA